The Hymenobacter oligotrophus genome has a window encoding:
- a CDS encoding S9 family peptidase, which produces MTHRFKTFGLAAGLLLSSAPVAVLVPAAPAVAQQRQSITLEDIWAKGTFAAKQVQGFNWMRDGRYYSSLDKGEVVQHDVTTGQATQTLVSAQQLRPAGSQQPIAVEGYEFNADEQKMLFSTDVEPIYRRSSKANYYVYDRAGQKLVPLSAGGKQSYATFSPDGRRVAFMRNNNLFVVDLQTMQETPITTDGQVNKLIHGGGDWVYEEEFEVSKAFQWSPDSKQVAFISFDESRVPEYNMQEWGPLYPKDYRYKYPKAGEPNSVVSVSVYDVAAGRTAKMDIGPETDQYIPRILWTQTPNLLSIQRMNRLQNKLEILHADATTGKSSVAWADTDKAYVEVTDDLRYLKNGKQFIISSERNGYRHLYLFDMKGKLVKQLTQGNWDVSEFLGIDEAKGLAYYLSAEASPFERHLYRVDLKGKGKQRLGESGGGTDVVNMSPDFRYYLNYHTAANEPVTVSLRTAQDGKAVKVLEDNAALKQRMKDYGFVPQEFFSFKTSEGVQLNGTTIKPANMEAGKKYPVLMFLYGGPGSQKVLDKWNSVDYYTWFQMLAQQGYVVAIVDNRGTGGRGAAFKKATYGQLGKLETIDQGEAAKYLGAQPWADKARIGIFGWSFGGYLSALAVTKNADLFKVGISVAPVTTWRYYDSIYTERFLKTPQENPSGYDDNSPVQFANQLKGKLLLVHGTGDDNVHFQNSVAFTDALVKANKDFQQLYYPNRNHSIYGGNTRLHLFRQMTNFLQQNL; this is translated from the coding sequence ATGACCCACCGATTCAAGACCTTCGGCCTCGCGGCTGGCCTGCTGCTAAGCAGCGCGCCCGTGGCTGTGCTGGTGCCCGCGGCACCAGCGGTGGCGCAGCAGCGCCAGTCCATTACCCTCGAGGATATCTGGGCCAAGGGCACCTTTGCTGCCAAGCAGGTGCAGGGCTTCAACTGGATGCGCGACGGCCGCTACTACTCCTCGCTCGACAAAGGCGAAGTAGTGCAGCACGACGTAACTACCGGCCAGGCCACGCAAACCCTGGTATCGGCCCAGCAACTGCGCCCGGCCGGCTCGCAGCAACCCATTGCCGTGGAGGGCTACGAGTTCAACGCCGACGAGCAGAAGATGCTCTTCAGCACCGATGTGGAGCCGATTTACCGCCGCTCCAGCAAGGCCAACTACTACGTGTACGACCGCGCCGGCCAAAAGCTGGTGCCGCTAAGTGCCGGAGGCAAGCAAAGCTACGCCACCTTCTCGCCCGATGGCCGCCGCGTGGCTTTCATGCGCAACAACAACCTGTTTGTGGTTGACCTGCAAACCATGCAGGAAACCCCCATCACCACCGATGGGCAAGTGAACAAGCTCATTCACGGCGGCGGCGACTGGGTGTACGAGGAAGAGTTTGAGGTGTCAAAGGCCTTTCAATGGTCGCCTGACTCCAAGCAGGTAGCCTTCATCAGCTTCGATGAAAGCCGCGTGCCCGAGTACAACATGCAGGAGTGGGGCCCGCTCTACCCCAAAGATTACCGCTACAAGTACCCCAAAGCCGGCGAGCCGAACTCGGTGGTTTCGGTTTCGGTGTACGACGTAGCCGCCGGCCGCACGGCCAAAATGGACATCGGCCCGGAAACCGATCAGTACATTCCGCGCATCCTCTGGACGCAGACGCCCAACCTGCTGAGCATCCAGCGCATGAACCGCCTGCAGAACAAGCTCGAGATTCTGCACGCCGATGCCACCACAGGCAAAAGCTCGGTAGCTTGGGCGGACACCGACAAGGCCTACGTGGAAGTAACCGACGATTTGCGCTACCTGAAAAACGGCAAGCAGTTCATCATCAGCTCGGAGCGCAACGGCTACCGCCACCTTTACCTTTTCGATATGAAGGGCAAGCTGGTGAAGCAGCTAACCCAAGGCAACTGGGATGTATCGGAGTTTTTGGGCATCGATGAAGCCAAAGGACTGGCTTATTACCTCTCGGCCGAGGCCTCGCCCTTCGAGCGCCACCTCTACCGCGTAGACCTGAAAGGCAAAGGCAAGCAGCGCCTAGGCGAATCGGGCGGCGGCACCGATGTGGTGAACATGAGCCCCGACTTCCGCTACTACCTCAACTACCACACCGCCGCCAACGAGCCCGTAACCGTAAGCCTGCGCACCGCCCAGGACGGCAAAGCCGTGAAGGTGCTCGAAGACAACGCCGCCCTGAAGCAGCGCATGAAGGACTATGGATTTGTGCCGCAGGAGTTCTTCTCGTTCAAGACCTCGGAGGGTGTGCAGCTGAACGGCACCACCATTAAGCCCGCCAACATGGAGGCCGGCAAAAAGTACCCGGTGCTGATGTTCCTGTACGGTGGCCCCGGTTCGCAGAAGGTGCTCGATAAGTGGAACAGCGTCGACTACTACACCTGGTTCCAGATGCTGGCGCAGCAAGGCTACGTGGTGGCCATTGTAGATAACCGCGGCACTGGTGGCCGCGGCGCGGCTTTCAAGAAGGCTACCTACGGTCAGTTGGGCAAGCTCGAAACCATCGACCAGGGCGAGGCCGCCAAGTACCTGGGTGCCCAGCCCTGGGCCGACAAGGCGCGCATTGGCATCTTCGGCTGGAGCTTCGGCGGCTACCTCTCGGCTTTGGCCGTCACCAAAAACGCCGACTTGTTTAAAGTGGGCATTTCGGTGGCGCCCGTAACCACTTGGCGTTACTACGACTCCATCTACACCGAGCGTTTCCTGAAAACCCCGCAGGAAAACCCTTCGGGCTACGACGACAACTCGCCTGTGCAGTTTGCTAACCAGCTGAAGGGCAAGCTGCTGCTGGTGCACGGTACCGGCGACGACAACGTGCACTTCCAGAACTCCGTGGCTTTTACCGATGCCCTCGTGAAGGCCAACAAGGACTTCCAGCAGCTGTATTACCCCAACCGCAACCACAGCATTTACGGAGGCAACACGCGCCTGCACCTGTTCCGGCAAATGACAAATTTCCTGCAGCAGAACCTGTAA
- a CDS encoding energy transducer TonB translates to MLTLKTALVGATLGVWVLGSCQREPAAKAEAAAARQTDALDADAALGADTAAQQATQVTWHRLQQATSRKAPLIRYAAVRRPAALDTAAPPPSEARLFDLTLKPSEFFRIDPTQPAEVRGREGTVVRIPANALVDARQQTPRGAVWVELKECYSLTDLLLSNCVSMSVSGDALQASGMLLVRATTARGQQLRLAEGRALELVVPSEQRHPGLQLYHSSGRTPKRWAAAPVPADEEQVLTEAQTMPSYGSGPEALSRLVRYPASAAERKTEGFVFASFVVDEAGRVQSPKVLRGLGDGCDEEALRVLQQSSGHWLPGRQGSQAVKVKMVVPIRFTMNDAVVASAESTAVAAAPAASEFPAAPAAPAEPAPEPGSMFRSGRLGWLTCLRPWRTASQTTSFTVAADVDEHTTVRLVYPDSPVILEGEPQADGYSFAQVPAQQRAVLVGLRYFNGSPYIAMREVVPGSGPVAPLEFKESTLGDLEQLLERLR, encoded by the coding sequence ATGCTTACACTGAAAACGGCACTGGTAGGAGCAACCCTTGGGGTGTGGGTGCTTGGCAGCTGCCAACGCGAACCGGCCGCCAAAGCCGAGGCTGCCGCGGCGCGCCAAACCGATGCCCTGGATGCCGATGCCGCCCTAGGTGCCGACACCGCCGCGCAGCAGGCCACGCAAGTAACCTGGCACCGGCTGCAGCAAGCCACCAGCCGCAAAGCACCGCTCATTCGCTACGCCGCCGTACGCCGGCCCGCCGCGCTCGATACCGCCGCGCCGCCGCCCAGCGAAGCGCGCCTGTTCGACCTGACCTTAAAACCGAGCGAGTTTTTCCGCATCGACCCCACGCAGCCCGCCGAAGTGCGCGGCCGCGAGGGCACCGTGGTGCGCATACCGGCCAATGCCTTGGTTGATGCGCGCCAGCAAACACCTAGGGGCGCGGTGTGGGTAGAGCTGAAAGAATGCTACTCGCTTACCGATTTGCTGCTCTCGAACTGCGTGAGCATGAGCGTGAGCGGCGATGCGCTGCAGGCCAGCGGCATGCTGCTGGTGCGCGCCACCACCGCCCGCGGGCAGCAATTGCGGTTGGCCGAAGGCCGCGCGCTTGAACTGGTGGTACCCAGCGAACAGCGCCACCCGGGGCTGCAGTTGTACCACAGCTCCGGCCGCACGCCCAAACGCTGGGCCGCCGCCCCCGTACCCGCCGACGAAGAGCAGGTACTCACCGAGGCCCAAACCATGCCCAGCTACGGCAGCGGCCCCGAGGCCCTGAGCCGCTTGGTGCGCTACCCTGCCTCGGCCGCCGAGCGCAAAACCGAAGGCTTTGTGTTTGCCTCGTTTGTGGTTGATGAAGCCGGCCGCGTGCAAAGCCCCAAGGTATTGCGCGGCCTGGGCGACGGCTGCGACGAAGAAGCCCTGCGCGTGCTGCAGCAATCGTCGGGGCACTGGCTGCCGGGCCGGCAAGGCAGCCAAGCCGTGAAAGTGAAAATGGTAGTGCCCATCCGCTTCACGATGAACGATGCCGTGGTGGCTTCGGCTGAAAGCACGGCAGTGGCTGCTGCACCTGCCGCCAGCGAGTTTCCGGCCGCGCCCGCTGCTCCTGCCGAACCCGCACCCGAGCCCGGCTCGATGTTCCGGAGCGGGCGCCTAGGTTGGCTTACCTGCCTGCGCCCTTGGCGCACGGCCTCGCAAACTACGTCCTTCACCGTAGCTGCCGATGTGGATGAGCACACCACCGTGCGCTTGGTGTACCCCGATTCGCCCGTGATTCTGGAAGGCGAGCCGCAAGCCGATGGCTATTCGTTTGCGCAAGTACCGGCGCAGCAACGAGCCGTGCTGGTGGGCCTGCGCTACTTCAACGGCAGCCCCTACATAGCCATGCGCGAGGTGGTGCCCGGCAGTGGCCCCGTAGCGCCGCTCGAGTTCAAAGAAAGTACCCTCGGCGACTTGGAACAACTGCTGGAGCGCTTGCGCTAG
- a CDS encoding ArnT family glycosyltransferase, translating into MKRFVPVSSPVSAKSDWRRWLPLLLLLGLSFIPLFWLLSSLPVQQWDEARTGLNGLGIWLHHDWIVLRHLGEPDLWNGKPPLWPWLLALSFRVFGPNELGLRLPAALVALATVLLVYRAGHHWLGSRRAGLLAGLVLLTSQGYVTLHVTRTGDYDTLLTFWATAGALSWLAYLRTGTARWAWLTGAAFALALFTKGIAGVLFGPGLLVAVALTKQWQRLRHPVPWLAAGLVLITAVGWYTVRELAAPGYLAGVWAYEVGGPAGEQLEEHYHPFEWYLSLLAERKFTAWLLAALLGWLIGFWQPQHSPGWWLSRFTAAVAVSFLLSISLVQTRLEWYDAQVYPLLALQAAAGLVWTGRALAAHFGRQPKELLRLGGVLAVAAFPYLAQWQHIRMLHKHRLDWSQLLYGRHIQAQAAKLPELRQYTLVTEAIFNDSPEFYRTAAEMQYGHQVERLASWQTDKGYPGKIIVTCGDRAARHWLQQYETQVLLQTDSCKTVRLLARKQP; encoded by the coding sequence TTGAAGCGTTTCGTGCCGGTTTCTTCTCCTGTTTCGGCTAAGTCGGATTGGCGGCGGTGGTTGCCGTTGCTGTTGTTGCTGGGCCTTTCGTTTATTCCGCTGTTTTGGCTGCTGAGCAGTTTGCCGGTGCAGCAGTGGGACGAAGCCCGCACGGGCCTAAACGGCCTCGGCATTTGGCTGCACCACGACTGGATTGTGCTGCGCCACCTAGGCGAGCCTGATTTGTGGAACGGCAAGCCGCCGCTTTGGCCCTGGCTGCTGGCCCTCAGCTTTCGGGTATTTGGCCCGAACGAACTCGGTTTGCGTTTGCCCGCGGCTTTGGTAGCCTTGGCTACCGTGCTGCTGGTATACCGCGCCGGCCACCACTGGCTGGGCAGCCGCCGCGCCGGCCTGCTGGCGGGCCTGGTGCTGCTCACTAGCCAAGGCTATGTAACGCTGCACGTTACTCGCACCGGCGACTACGACACGCTGCTCACCTTTTGGGCCACGGCTGGGGCGCTCAGCTGGCTGGCTTACCTGCGCACGGGCACTGCCCGCTGGGCCTGGCTTACGGGGGCAGCGTTTGCGCTGGCGCTGTTTACCAAGGGCATTGCCGGCGTGCTGTTCGGCCCGGGGCTGCTGGTGGCCGTGGCGCTTACCAAGCAGTGGCAGCGCCTGCGCCACCCGGTGCCCTGGCTGGCCGCCGGCTTGGTGCTGATTACCGCCGTTGGCTGGTACACCGTGCGCGAGTTGGCGGCGCCCGGCTACCTCGCGGGCGTATGGGCTTACGAAGTGGGCGGCCCGGCCGGCGAGCAGCTCGAGGAGCATTACCACCCCTTCGAATGGTACCTCAGCCTGCTGGCCGAACGCAAGTTCACGGCTTGGCTATTGGCTGCCCTATTGGGTTGGCTGATCGGGTTTTGGCAACCGCAGCACAGCCCCGGTTGGTGGCTTAGCCGCTTTACGGCCGCCGTAGCGGTTAGCTTTTTGCTGAGTATTTCGCTGGTGCAAACGCGCCTCGAGTGGTACGATGCCCAGGTATACCCGCTGCTGGCGTTGCAGGCGGCGGCGGGCTTGGTCTGGACGGGCCGCGCCCTGGCCGCCCACTTCGGGCGGCAGCCGAAAGAGCTGCTGCGCCTAGGTGGCGTGCTGGCCGTAGCCGCTTTTCCGTACCTGGCCCAGTGGCAGCACATCCGCATGCTGCACAAGCACCGCCTCGATTGGTCGCAGCTCTTGTACGGCCGGCACATTCAGGCGCAAGCGGCCAAGCTACCCGAGCTGCGCCAGTACACGCTGGTAACCGAGGCCATTTTCAACGACAGCCCGGAGTTTTATCGCACAGCCGCTGAAATGCAATACGGCCACCAAGTAGAGCGCCTGGCCTCGTGGCAAACCGACAAAGGCTACCCCGGCAAAATTATCGTTACCTGCGGCGACCGGGCCGCTCGCCATTGGCTGCAACAGTACGAAACGCAAGTGCTCCTGCAAACCGACTCGTGCAAAACCGTGCGCCTGCTCGCGCGCAAGCAGCCCTAG
- a CDS encoding aldehyde dehydrogenase produces MLQLRNYIGGQLVAPAAGRYLPNIEPATGQVYSQVPDSDAQDVQRAVEAAQAAWPAWRATPAEQRGKLLVRISELIERDLERLARAESIDNGKPLKLARTVDIPRAASNFSFFGTAAQHFASETHMQDGVALNYTVRHPLGVVGCISPWNLPLYLFTWKIAPALAAGNCVVAKPSEVTPMTAYLLSELCQEAGLPAGVLNIVHGTGPGAGQAMVEHPHIKAISFTGGTKTGEHIARTAAPMFKKLSLELGGKNPNIVFADCDFEAAVNTSVQSSFANQGQICLCGSRIFVERPVYEQFKAAFLERVAMLNVGDPLEEGSRQGALVSEPHLQKVLSYIELAHHEGGTLLAGGQRVHLGGRCAGGYFLQPTVFEGLGPECRVNREEVFGPVVTLTPFDTEEEVLRWANGTEYGLAATLWTRDLQRAHRVAHALETGIVWVNTWLHRDLRTPFGGMKNSGVGREGGLEALRFFTEPQSITVKL; encoded by the coding sequence ATGCTTCAGCTTCGCAACTACATCGGCGGGCAATTGGTAGCGCCGGCCGCCGGCCGCTACTTGCCCAACATCGAACCGGCTACCGGCCAGGTGTACAGCCAAGTTCCCGATTCGGATGCGCAGGACGTACAACGGGCCGTGGAAGCAGCGCAGGCAGCGTGGCCGGCGTGGCGCGCTACTCCGGCTGAGCAGCGGGGCAAGCTGCTGGTGCGCATCAGCGAGCTGATTGAGCGCGACCTGGAGCGGCTGGCCCGCGCCGAAAGCATCGACAACGGCAAACCGCTGAAGCTGGCCCGCACCGTGGATATACCTAGGGCTGCCAGCAACTTCTCTTTCTTCGGTACGGCGGCGCAGCATTTTGCCTCCGAAACGCACATGCAGGACGGCGTAGCCCTGAACTACACGGTGCGCCACCCCCTAGGTGTGGTGGGCTGCATTTCGCCCTGGAACCTGCCGCTGTACCTCTTCACCTGGAAGATTGCGCCCGCACTGGCCGCCGGCAACTGCGTGGTGGCCAAACCCTCGGAAGTAACGCCCATGACGGCTTACCTGCTGAGCGAGCTGTGCCAGGAGGCGGGCTTGCCAGCGGGCGTGCTGAACATTGTGCACGGCACCGGCCCCGGCGCCGGCCAAGCCATGGTGGAGCATCCGCACATCAAGGCCATCAGCTTTACGGGCGGCACCAAAACGGGCGAGCATATTGCCCGCACGGCCGCCCCCATGTTCAAAAAACTGTCGTTGGAGCTGGGCGGCAAAAACCCCAACATCGTCTTCGCCGACTGCGACTTTGAAGCGGCCGTGAATACCAGCGTGCAGTCGAGCTTTGCCAACCAAGGCCAGATTTGCCTGTGCGGCTCGCGCATTTTCGTGGAGCGGCCCGTGTACGAGCAATTTAAGGCGGCATTTCTGGAGCGCGTGGCCATGCTTAATGTTGGCGACCCGCTGGAAGAGGGCAGCCGCCAAGGCGCGCTGGTAAGCGAGCCGCACCTGCAAAAAGTGCTGAGCTACATCGAACTGGCGCACCACGAAGGCGGCACCCTGCTGGCCGGCGGGCAGCGCGTGCACCTAGGTGGCCGCTGCGCCGGCGGCTACTTTTTGCAACCTACCGTGTTCGAGGGCCTAGGTCCGGAGTGCCGCGTCAACCGCGAGGAGGTGTTTGGTCCGGTAGTCACCCTCACGCCCTTCGACACCGAAGAGGAGGTGCTGCGCTGGGCCAACGGCACCGAGTACGGCCTGGCCGCCACCCTCTGGACGCGCGACCTGCAGCGGGCCCACCGCGTGGCGCACGCGCTGGAAACGGGCATTGTGTGGGTGAACACCTGGCTGCACCGCGACCTGCGCACGCCCTTCGGCGGCATGAAAAACTCGGGCGTGGGGCGCGAAGGCGGCTTGGAAGCGTTGCGCTTTTTCACCGAGCCCCAAAGCATTACCGTTAAGCTGTAA
- a CDS encoding glycosyltransferase family 2 protein, whose protein sequence is MDLSVIIPIYNEEANIPTLYQRLRGVIDPMQLQCEYIFINDGSRDRSLALIHELAAQHADVRYINFSRNFGHQIAVTAGLDLSQGEAVVIIDADLQDPPELIPELYQRMREGYEVVYAKRRRRQGESAMKLFTAKMFYRILANITNVSIPVDTGDFRIISRKVVEALKLMPEQNKFLRGQISWIGYRQTYIEYDRAQRAGGETGYTYRKMFRLALDGITAFSDVPLKAATIMGFTVSGVAFLVLLYTLYARFIAQEYEPGWPSLMVSILFLGGVQLIAVGVIGEYLARLNNNVRRRPLYIISDTNIPVELNPQALSSSTHP, encoded by the coding sequence GTGGACCTCTCCGTTATCATTCCTATCTACAACGAGGAAGCGAACATCCCGACGCTGTATCAGCGCCTGCGCGGTGTAATCGACCCGATGCAGCTGCAGTGCGAGTACATCTTCATCAACGATGGCTCGCGCGACCGTTCGTTGGCGCTGATTCATGAGCTGGCGGCCCAGCACGCCGATGTGCGCTACATCAATTTCAGCCGCAATTTCGGCCACCAAATTGCCGTAACGGCGGGCCTCGATTTGTCGCAGGGCGAGGCGGTGGTGATTATCGATGCCGACCTGCAGGACCCGCCCGAGTTGATTCCGGAGCTGTACCAGCGCATGCGCGAGGGCTACGAAGTGGTGTACGCCAAGCGCCGCCGCCGCCAGGGCGAAAGCGCCATGAAGCTGTTTACGGCCAAGATGTTCTACCGCATTCTGGCCAACATTACTAACGTTTCCATTCCGGTTGATACCGGCGACTTCCGCATCATTTCGCGCAAGGTGGTGGAGGCGCTTAAGTTGATGCCCGAGCAGAACAAGTTTTTGCGCGGGCAGATATCGTGGATCGGCTACCGGCAAACCTACATCGAGTACGACCGGGCCCAGCGCGCCGGCGGCGAAACCGGCTACACCTACCGCAAGATGTTCCGGCTGGCTCTGGACGGCATCACGGCGTTTTCCGACGTGCCCCTAAAAGCCGCTACGATAATGGGCTTTACGGTATCGGGTGTGGCCTTTTTGGTGCTGCTCTACACGCTATACGCCCGCTTCATCGCGCAGGAATACGAACCCGGCTGGCCTTCGCTCATGGTTAGCATCCTGTTCTTGGGGGGCGTGCAGCTGATTGCCGTGGGCGTGATTGGCGAGTACCTAGCTCGCCTCAACAACAACGTGCGCCGCCGCCCGCTCTACATTATTTCCGACACCAACATTCCGGTGGAGCTAAACCCGCAGGCGTTGTCGTCCTCAACGCATCCGTAA
- a CDS encoding class I SAM-dependent methyltransferase: MDIRYEAQYHLLEEKHWWFEGRRDFVFSLVQQLGLAPTASILEIGCSGGPLMLRMRDKGFSNLTGIDISPRAIALAQQRGLPSTSVMDAAHLDFEDEKFDLIIASDVLEHIEDEAQALREWHRVLKPGGRLLVFVPAFPVLWSQHDVVNHHFRRYTRETLLAALRTSAFGVSRSSYWNGALFAPALLVRSLQRLLQPSKAQSQATNASGDLAALPKPLNSTLLGLLRLENAVLNRLNFPVGMSVFAVAHKPSCPAA; the protein is encoded by the coding sequence ATGGATATACGTTACGAAGCGCAATACCACCTGCTGGAAGAAAAACACTGGTGGTTTGAAGGGCGCCGCGATTTTGTCTTTTCCTTGGTTCAGCAGCTGGGCCTTGCGCCTACGGCTTCGATTCTTGAAATCGGGTGCTCGGGCGGTCCGCTGATGTTGCGCATGCGCGACAAAGGCTTTAGCAACCTTACGGGCATCGACATTAGCCCGCGTGCCATTGCCCTGGCCCAGCAACGGGGCTTGCCCAGCACCTCGGTGATGGACGCGGCGCACCTCGATTTTGAGGACGAAAAGTTCGATCTGATCATTGCTTCCGACGTGCTCGAGCACATCGAGGACGAGGCCCAGGCCTTGCGCGAGTGGCACCGCGTGCTGAAGCCCGGCGGGCGGCTGCTTGTGTTTGTACCTGCTTTTCCGGTGCTCTGGAGCCAGCACGACGTGGTGAATCACCACTTTAGGCGCTACACGCGCGAAACGCTGTTGGCCGCGTTGCGCACCAGCGCGTTCGGGGTGAGCCGCAGCTCGTACTGGAACGGGGCCTTGTTTGCGCCCGCCCTGCTGGTGCGCAGCCTACAGCGGCTGCTGCAGCCCAGCAAAGCGCAAAGCCAAGCCACCAACGCCAGCGGCGACCTAGCAGCCCTGCCCAAACCGCTGAACAGCACCCTCCTCGGTTTGCTACGGCTCGAAAACGCCGTGCTCAACCGCCTTAACTTTCCGGTGGGCATGAGTGTGTTTGCCGTGGCGCACAAGCCCAGCTGCCCCGCAGCCTAA
- a CDS encoding glycosyltransferase family 2 protein yields MPTSLPDPAPRIGLLSVIIPLYNEAATIGRVLDAVYAAPLPPGVAREVVVIDDGSADGSADVVAAYAAARPALGVRLLRHAHNQGKGAALHTGIAAATGEYIVVQDADLEYDPADYAKLLQPVFKANADVVYGSRFVGGEPHRILFFWHSIGNKLLTFLSNAFNDLNLTDMETGAKLFRRELLQGLVLREKRFGFEPEVTAKMARVPGVRIYEVGVGYYGRTYAEGKKINWRDGLWALWCIARYGLFR; encoded by the coding sequence TTGCCTACCAGCCTTCCCGACCCAGCCCCGCGCATTGGCCTGCTCTCGGTAATCATCCCGCTCTACAACGAAGCCGCCACCATTGGGCGCGTGCTCGATGCCGTGTACGCGGCGCCGCTGCCGCCCGGCGTGGCGCGCGAGGTAGTGGTAATTGATGACGGCTCGGCCGATGGATCGGCCGACGTGGTGGCCGCCTACGCCGCCGCCCGCCCCGCCCTAGGTGTGCGGCTGTTGCGCCATGCCCACAACCAAGGCAAAGGCGCCGCGTTGCACACCGGCATTGCCGCCGCCACCGGCGAATACATTGTGGTGCAAGACGCCGACCTGGAATACGACCCAGCCGACTACGCCAAGCTGTTGCAACCCGTGTTCAAGGCCAACGCCGATGTGGTGTACGGCTCGCGGTTTGTGGGCGGCGAGCCGCACCGCATTCTGTTCTTCTGGCACAGCATCGGCAACAAGCTGCTTACGTTTCTATCGAACGCTTTTAACGACCTGAACCTGACCGACATGGAAACCGGCGCCAAGCTGTTCCGGCGCGAGTTGCTACAAGGCCTGGTGCTGCGCGAAAAACGGTTCGGCTTCGAGCCCGAGGTAACGGCCAAAATGGCCCGCGTGCCGGGCGTACGCATTTACGAAGTGGGCGTGGGCTACTACGGGCGCACCTACGCCGAGGGCAAAAAAATTAACTGGCGCGACGGCCTGTGGGCCCTGTGGTGCATTGCGCGGTACGGCTTGTTCCGGTAA
- a CDS encoding SDR family oxidoreductase, producing MLSEQLSGRRAVVCGSTQGIGRAVAEALAAQGAAVTLVARNEARLREAAAALPAHLGQQHDWLVADFAHPLDVAAQIASHVARHPATHILVNNTGGPAGGPLLDAAVDALRAAFEQHVICNHLLAQALVPGMKAAGYGRIVNIISTSVKQPLPNLGVSNTIRGAVANWAKTLATELGPHGITVNNVLPGATLTQRHHSLLEARSASTGQPVEALEANMLRLIPAGRFGHSEEVAAAVAFLASPAAGYINGINVPVDGGRTSSL from the coding sequence ATGCTTTCAGAACAACTCTCGGGGCGCCGCGCCGTGGTGTGCGGCAGCACGCAAGGGATAGGCCGCGCCGTGGCCGAGGCGCTGGCGGCGCAAGGCGCCGCCGTTACGCTCGTGGCCCGCAACGAAGCCCGCCTGCGCGAGGCCGCTGCCGCGCTGCCTGCGCACCTAGGGCAACAGCACGATTGGCTGGTGGCCGATTTTGCCCACCCCCTCGACGTGGCCGCCCAGATAGCCAGCCACGTGGCCCGTCATCCTGCCACCCACATTTTGGTGAACAACACCGGCGGCCCCGCCGGCGGCCCCTTGCTCGACGCCGCCGTGGATGCCTTGCGCGCTGCCTTCGAGCAGCACGTTATCTGCAACCACTTGCTGGCCCAAGCCCTGGTGCCGGGCATGAAAGCAGCTGGGTACGGGCGCATCGTCAACATTATCAGCACATCGGTGAAGCAGCCGCTGCCTAACCTAGGGGTATCGAACACCATTCGGGGGGCCGTAGCCAATTGGGCCAAAACCCTGGCCACCGAGCTGGGCCCACACGGCATTACGGTAAATAACGTGCTGCCCGGCGCCACCCTTACCCAGCGCCACCACAGCTTGCTCGAAGCACGCAGCGCCAGTACGGGCCAACCCGTGGAGGCGCTCGAAGCCAACATGCTGCGCCTGATTCCGGCCGGGCGGTTTGGGCACTCGGAGGAAGTGGCAGCGGCCGTGGCTTTCCTGGCTTCGCCGGCGGCGGGCTACATCAACGGCATCAACGTACCCGTAGACGGCGGCCGCACCAGCAGTTTATAA
- a CDS encoding 3-hydroxyanthranilate 3,4-dioxygenase, with translation MPVTRPFNFQQWIDEHRHLLKPPVGNQQVFKGNDDFIVMVVGGPNARKDYHVDDSEEFFFQLEGDMTLKIIEDGQPVDVPIRAGEIFLLPAGVPHSPQRPANTVGLVVERYRKPGELDGFQWYCENCGTKLHEEFAEVTDIVKQLPVIMNNFWQNEERRTCRSCGTVMQPPAPAAAKE, from the coding sequence ATGCCCGTTACCCGCCCTTTCAATTTTCAGCAGTGGATTGATGAACACCGCCATTTGCTGAAGCCACCCGTGGGCAACCAGCAGGTATTTAAAGGCAACGACGACTTTATTGTAATGGTAGTGGGCGGGCCCAACGCCCGCAAGGATTACCACGTCGACGACAGCGAGGAGTTTTTCTTTCAGCTCGAAGGCGACATGACGCTGAAGATCATCGAGGACGGCCAGCCGGTGGACGTGCCCATTCGGGCCGGCGAAATCTTTTTGCTGCCAGCCGGCGTGCCGCACTCGCCGCAGCGCCCGGCCAACACGGTGGGCCTGGTGGTGGAGCGCTACCGCAAGCCCGGTGAACTGGACGGCTTTCAGTGGTACTGCGAAAACTGCGGCACCAAGCTGCACGAGGAGTTTGCCGAAGTAACCGACATCGTAAAGCAACTGCCCGTCATCATGAACAACTTCTGGCAAAACGAGGAGCGCCGCACCTGCCGTAGCTGTGGCACCGTAATGCAGCCCCCGGCGCCAGCTGCGGCCAAGGAATAA